The proteins below come from a single Streptococcus porcinus genomic window:
- a CDS encoding C69 family dipeptidase, which yields MSCTTILVGKKASYDGSTLVARTEDSQNGDFTPKKMALITANEHPRHYQAVLSRFGIDLPDNPLTYTSVPDALGKDGIWAEAGINSENVAMSATETITTNARVLGADPLVENGIGEEDMLTLVLPYIRSAREGVLRLGQLLSQYGTYESNGVAFSDENEIWWLETIGGHHWIARRVPDDAYVTNPNQLGIDHFEFNNPDEYLCSEDLKDFINKYHLDLTYSNEHFNPRYAFGSQRDKDRHYNTPRAWIMQKFLNPEIEQDPRSFAIPWCQKPYRKVTIEDIKYVLSSHYQDTIYNPYGPEGDKVSQKTFRTIGINRTSQTSILQLRPHQAKEIAGIQWIAFGSMPFNTMVPLFTQVSDMPDYFTNTTENASTDSFYWVNRLIAAIADPHFNHHDSDIEAYTEKTMAKGHAMLHAVEQLIAEGETVDLTQKNQEMSDYIQIETQALLNKILFDASNLMTNRFSLSD from the coding sequence ATGTCATGCACAACAATTCTCGTTGGGAAAAAAGCTTCTTATGATGGCTCTACTTTGGTGGCTAGAACAGAAGATTCGCAAAATGGAGATTTTACCCCAAAGAAGATGGCTCTGATAACAGCTAATGAGCATCCCCGTCATTATCAAGCGGTCTTATCGCGTTTTGGCATCGACTTGCCTGACAACCCTCTGACCTATACCTCGGTTCCTGATGCTTTGGGTAAAGATGGAATTTGGGCAGAAGCGGGAATTAATTCTGAGAACGTTGCTATGAGCGCAACAGAGACAATTACTACTAATGCACGTGTATTAGGAGCAGATCCGCTAGTTGAAAATGGCATCGGAGAAGAAGATATGCTGACTTTGGTGTTACCCTATATTAGGTCGGCGCGTGAGGGTGTCTTACGCTTAGGTCAACTACTCAGCCAGTATGGCACTTATGAGTCAAATGGTGTCGCTTTTTCTGATGAAAATGAAATTTGGTGGCTAGAAACAATTGGTGGTCATCACTGGATTGCTAGACGTGTCCCAGATGACGCTTATGTGACTAATCCTAATCAACTGGGCATAGATCACTTTGAATTTAATAATCCTGATGAGTATCTCTGTTCAGAAGATCTTAAAGATTTTATTAATAAGTATCATTTAGATTTAACTTATAGTAATGAACATTTCAATCCTCGCTATGCCTTTGGTAGTCAACGTGATAAAGATCGTCATTACAATACACCACGAGCTTGGATTATGCAAAAATTCTTAAACCCTGAGATTGAGCAAGATCCACGTAGTTTTGCTATTCCTTGGTGTCAAAAACCCTACCGTAAAGTAACTATTGAAGACATTAAGTATGTTTTGAGTAGTCATTATCAAGATACAATTTATAATCCCTATGGTCCTGAAGGAGATAAGGTTAGTCAAAAAACGTTTAGAACAATCGGTATTAATCGTACGAGTCAAACATCAATCCTTCAATTAAGACCACATCAAGCTAAAGAAATTGCAGGTATCCAATGGATTGCATTTGGCTCAATGCCTTTTAATACGATGGTACCGCTCTTTACTCAGGTGTCTGATATGCCAGACTATTTCACAAATACTACTGAAAATGCCTCAACAGATAGCTTCTATTGGGTTAATCGTCTCATTGCAGCAATTGCAGACCCACATTTTAATCACCATGACAGTGATATAGAAGCTTATACTGAAAAAACAATGGCCAAAGGTCATGCCATGCTTCACGCTGTTGAACAGTTGATTGCTGAAGGTGAGACTGTGGATTTAACCCAGAAAAATCAGGAAATGAGTGACTATATCCAAATTGAAACACAAGCCTTACTCAATAAAATTCTTTTTGATGCCAGCAACTTAATGACTAATCGTTTTAGTTTAAGTGATTAA
- the whiA gene encoding DNA-binding protein WhiA, with translation MSFTIQVKEELIDQAKSDKNELSAIIKLSGTLGLNNQGLTLSITTENARIARYIYALFEQSYHIQPEIKYHQKTNLRKNRVYTVFVAEEVETILSDLKLADAFFGIETGMASWMLENDDAGRSYLKGAFLATGTIRDPESGKYQLEIYSVYLDHAQDLADLLHKFMLDAKTIEHKSGAITYLQKAEDIMDFLIIIGAMESKDLFESVKVMREARNDINRANNAETANIAKTINASMKTINNIVKIMETVGLDSLPIELQQIAQIRINHPDYSIQQISDNLDFPLSKSGVNHRLRKLNKIADNL, from the coding sequence ATGAGTTTCACAATACAGGTAAAAGAAGAGCTGATAGATCAGGCTAAAAGTGATAAGAATGAACTTTCAGCTATTATAAAGTTATCAGGAACATTGGGATTAAATAATCAAGGGCTAACTCTATCTATTACCACAGAAAATGCTCGTATTGCTCGTTATATCTATGCCCTTTTTGAACAAAGCTATCACATTCAACCAGAAATCAAATATCATCAGAAAACTAATTTAAGAAAAAATCGAGTTTACACTGTTTTTGTTGCAGAAGAGGTAGAAACAATCCTTTCTGATTTAAAGTTAGCAGATGCTTTTTTTGGGATTGAGACAGGTATGGCCTCGTGGATGTTAGAAAATGATGATGCTGGCCGCTCTTATTTAAAAGGAGCTTTCCTAGCAACAGGAACGATTAGAGATCCAGAATCTGGGAAATATCAGTTAGAAATCTATTCAGTGTATTTAGACCATGCCCAAGATTTAGCTGATTTACTACATAAGTTTATGTTAGATGCTAAAACGATTGAACATAAGAGTGGAGCAATTACTTATCTGCAAAAAGCTGAAGATATCATGGATTTTTTGATTATTATCGGTGCTATGGAAAGTAAAGACTTATTTGAATCAGTAAAGGTTATGCGAGAGGCAAGAAATGATATCAATCGTGCCAATAACGCAGAAACTGCAAATATTGCAAAAACAATAAATGCTAGTATGAAAACGATTAATAATATTGTTAAGATTATGGAAACAGTTGGTTTGGATAGTTTACCGATAGAATTGCAACAAATTGCTCAAATTCGTATCAATCACCCAGATTATTCTATCCAACAGATTTCGGATAATTTAGATTTTCCCTTGTCAAAAAGTGGTGTTAACCACCGTTTACGTAAACTTAATAAAATTGCTGATAATCTATAA
- a CDS encoding YvcK family protein, translated as MKKPKITVIGGGTGIPVILKSLRNEEVDITAVVTVADDGGSSGKIRNAMQLTPPGDLRNVLLAMSDMPRFYEKVFQYRFSGNDGVLSGHPLGNLIIAGISEMQNSTYNAIQILTKFFHITGHIFPSSEQALTLHAVFKDGHEVSGESQIAGYQGMIDHVYVTNTYNDEQPKASRKVVKAILESDMIVLGPGSLFTSILPNLVIPEINEALRATKAEVVYICNIMTQHGETEHFSDADHLSVLNKHLGRDLIDTVLVNIEKVPQSYMDTNKFDEYLIQVDHDFKGLQKEAKKVISSNFLRLKNGGAFHDGDLVVEELMNLVREQHL; from the coding sequence ATGAAAAAGCCAAAGATAACGGTAATTGGAGGCGGTACGGGGATTCCAGTTATCTTAAAAAGTTTACGAAATGAAGAGGTTGATATTACTGCTGTTGTGACGGTTGCTGATGATGGGGGGTCATCAGGTAAAATTCGTAATGCTATGCAGCTGACACCTCCAGGTGATTTGCGTAATGTATTATTAGCTATGAGTGATATGCCACGGTTTTATGAAAAGGTTTTCCAGTATCGCTTTAGTGGCAATGATGGGGTTCTTTCTGGTCATCCACTAGGTAATCTCATCATTGCTGGTATTTCCGAGATGCAAAATTCGACTTATAATGCCATTCAAATTTTGACTAAGTTTTTCCATATCACAGGCCATATTTTTCCTTCCAGTGAACAGGCTCTGACGTTGCATGCTGTTTTCAAAGATGGCCATGAAGTTTCTGGTGAAAGTCAGATTGCTGGTTATCAGGGAATGATTGATCATGTTTATGTGACAAATACATACAATGATGAACAGCCAAAGGCTAGTCGTAAAGTGGTTAAAGCTATTTTGGAAAGTGATATGATTGTTTTGGGACCTGGCTCCCTTTTCACATCAATCCTCCCTAATCTAGTGATTCCTGAAATTAATGAGGCCTTACGAGCCACTAAAGCCGAAGTTGTCTATATATGTAATATCATGACTCAACATGGTGAAACAGAACATTTTTCGGATGCTGATCATCTTTCTGTTTTAAACAAGCACTTAGGACGAGATCTTATTGATACCGTTTTGGTCAATATAGAAAAAGTCCCTCAGTCTTATATGGATACTAATAAATTTGACGAATATTTGATCCAAGTTGATCACGATTTTAAAGGGTTGCAAAAAGAGGCCAAGAAGGTTATTTCCTCTAATTTTTTACGCTTGAAAAATGGCGGAGCTTTTCATGATGGTGACTTAGTAGTAGAAGAATTGATGAATTTAGTAAGGGAACAACATCTATGA
- the rapZ gene encoding RNase adapter RapZ, with the protein MVTNKIDLVIVTGMSGAGKTVAIQSFEDLGYFTIDNMPPTLVPKFLEIIGQTNEYERVALVVDMRSRSFFKEINAILDQIERKESITFRILFLDATDNELVSRYKETRRSHPLAPDGRVMDGIKLERELLAPLKSMSQNVVDTSELTPRQLRQTISDQFSSASNTVSFRVEVMSFGFKYGIPLDADLVFDVRFLPNPYYIADLREKTGLDQEVYDYVMEHQESEDFFQNLVQLILPILPGYKREGKSLLTIAIGCTGGQHRSVAFAHRLAERIKEEWPINESHRDKDKRKETVNRS; encoded by the coding sequence ATGGTAACTAATAAAATTGATCTTGTCATTGTTACAGGAATGAGTGGAGCAGGTAAGACAGTGGCGATTCAATCATTTGAAGATTTAGGTTACTTCACTATTGATAATATGCCTCCAACATTGGTGCCAAAGTTCCTAGAAATCATTGGACAAACAAATGAATATGAACGGGTAGCTCTGGTCGTTGACATGCGTAGTAGGAGTTTTTTCAAAGAAATCAATGCTATTTTAGATCAAATTGAACGAAAAGAATCCATTACATTTAGAATTCTCTTTTTAGATGCTACTGATAATGAGTTAGTCTCACGCTATAAGGAAACTCGAAGAAGTCACCCGCTTGCTCCAGATGGACGAGTAATGGATGGTATTAAGTTAGAAAGAGAACTCTTAGCTCCTTTAAAGAGTATGAGTCAAAATGTAGTGGATACCAGTGAATTGACTCCAAGGCAATTACGCCAAACCATTTCAGACCAGTTTTCTAGCGCCTCAAATACAGTATCTTTCCGGGTTGAAGTCATGAGTTTTGGGTTTAAATATGGGATTCCTTTAGATGCTGATTTAGTATTTGATGTGCGTTTTCTCCCTAATCCATACTATATTGCTGATTTACGAGAAAAAACGGGGCTAGATCAAGAAGTCTATGATTACGTAATGGAGCATCAAGAGTCTGAAGATTTTTTCCAAAACTTGGTTCAATTAATCTTGCCAATTCTACCAGGCTACAAGCGTGAAGGTAAATCACTTTTGACGATTGCAATTGGTTGTACTGGTGGTCAACACAGGAGCGTAGCTTTTGCCCATCGTCTCGCAGAAAGAATCAAAGAAGAATGGCCGATAAATGAAAGCCATCGTGATAAAGACAAACGTAAGGAAACAGTTAATAGATCATGA
- a CDS encoding DUF1003 domain-containing protein, producing the protein MNKKRWVIDAINGGKYLSTEGVFLYELDEQLQALIMDDHPELDSTSFISQENLATYRLNYLDEMIASAKLKNEAIREMVNDVSKNNNYAILNVQEQLDSKITFGQRLADQVARFGGTWTFIITFIIFMAIWMGFNIINPFGLAFDKYPFILLNLALSTIAAIQAPLIMMSQNRASEYDRLQAKNDYQVNKTSEEGVRLLHSKIDHLVLQDQSDLMQIQKLQTEILLSITKQLNQVQILENDVLTPDATDIKQRAQK; encoded by the coding sequence ATGAACAAAAAACGTTGGGTAATCGATGCCATTAATGGTGGAAAGTATCTTTCTACTGAGGGAGTTTTCCTCTATGAACTTGATGAACAATTACAAGCACTAATTATGGATGACCATCCTGAACTGGACTCGACCTCTTTTATCAGTCAGGAAAATTTGGCCACCTATCGTCTCAACTACCTAGATGAGATGATTGCAAGTGCTAAATTAAAAAACGAAGCTATTCGTGAAATGGTAAATGATGTTTCTAAAAACAACAATTATGCTATCTTAAATGTACAAGAACAGTTAGATAGTAAAATTACATTTGGGCAACGCCTAGCGGATCAAGTGGCTCGCTTTGGAGGAACTTGGACCTTTATTATTACATTTATTATTTTCATGGCTATTTGGATGGGTTTCAATATCATTAATCCTTTTGGCTTAGCTTTTGATAAGTATCCTTTTATCCTTTTAAATTTAGCACTTTCTACCATTGCGGCTATTCAAGCTCCTCTCATTATGATGAGTCAAAATCGGGCATCTGAGTATGATCGTTTGCAAGCTAAAAATGACTATCAAGTTAACAAAACATCAGAAGAAGGTGTTCGTTTATTGCATTCTAAGATTGATCACCTTGTTTTACAAGACCAATCAGATTTGATGCAAATTCAAAAATTACAAACAGAAATTCTATTGTCTATCACTAAACAATTAAATCAAGTGCAAATTTTAGAAAATGACGTCTTAACACCAGATGCGACAGATATCAAGCAAAGAGCACAAAAATAG
- the asnS gene encoding asparagine--tRNA ligase has translation MSKEYVSIIDVKKFVGQEITIGAWVANKSGKGKLAFLQLRDGTAFFQAVAFKPNFIEKFGEEEGANKFDVIKRLSQETSVRVTGVVKEDQRSKFGYELDVTDLEVIGESVDYPITPKEHGTDFLMDNRHLWLRSRKQMAIMQIRNAIIYSTYEFFDQNGFIKFDSPILSGNAAEDSTELFETDYFGTPAYLSQSGQLYLEAGAMALGRVFDFGPVFRAEKSKTRRHLTEFWMMDAEYSFLNHDQSLDLQEAYVKALMQGVIDRAPQALEILERDVEALKRYIAEPFKRVSYDDAITLLQEHEADEDTDYEHLDYGDDFGSPHETWISNYFGVPTFVVNYPASFKAFYMKPVPGNPERVLCADLLAPEGYGEIIGGSMREDDYDALVAKMDALEMDKTEYEFYLDLRKYGSVPHGGFGIGIERMVTFVAGTKHIREAIPFPRMLHRIKP, from the coding sequence ATGTCAAAAGAATACGTGTCAATCATTGATGTTAAGAAATTTGTCGGACAAGAAATTACAATCGGTGCTTGGGTTGCTAACAAATCAGGCAAAGGAAAACTGGCCTTTTTACAATTACGCGATGGAACAGCTTTTTTCCAAGCAGTCGCTTTTAAGCCAAATTTTATCGAAAAATTTGGGGAAGAAGAAGGGGCTAATAAATTTGATGTCATTAAACGACTTAGTCAAGAAACATCTGTCAGAGTAACTGGAGTTGTTAAAGAAGATCAGCGATCAAAGTTTGGCTATGAGTTAGATGTTACAGATTTAGAGGTTATTGGGGAATCAGTTGATTATCCTATTACGCCTAAAGAGCATGGGACAGATTTCCTAATGGATAATCGTCACTTATGGTTACGTTCACGTAAACAAATGGCTATTATGCAAATCCGTAATGCCATTATTTACTCAACTTATGAATTTTTTGATCAAAATGGCTTCATCAAGTTTGATAGCCCTATTCTATCAGGAAATGCTGCTGAAGATTCTACAGAATTGTTTGAAACAGATTATTTTGGAACACCAGCTTACCTAAGTCAGTCAGGACAACTTTATCTTGAAGCTGGCGCAATGGCATTAGGCCGGGTCTTCGACTTTGGACCAGTGTTCCGTGCAGAAAAATCAAAAACACGTCGCCATCTAACAGAATTCTGGATGATGGATGCTGAATATTCCTTCTTAAACCATGACCAATCCCTTGATTTACAAGAAGCATATGTAAAAGCTTTAATGCAAGGTGTTATCGATAGAGCTCCCCAAGCTCTTGAAATTTTGGAACGTGATGTAGAGGCTCTAAAACGTTACATTGCTGAACCATTTAAAAGGGTTTCATATGATGATGCTATCACTCTTCTACAAGAACATGAAGCTGATGAAGATACGGATTATGAGCATCTTGACTATGGTGATGATTTTGGTTCACCACATGAAACGTGGATTTCAAATTATTTCGGAGTTCCGACCTTTGTTGTAAATTATCCAGCAAGTTTCAAGGCTTTCTATATGAAACCAGTTCCGGGCAACCCAGAGCGCGTACTGTGTGCAGATCTTTTAGCACCAGAAGGTTACGGTGAAATTATTGGAGGCTCGATGCGTGAAGATGATTATGATGCGCTTGTTGCCAAAATGGATGCTTTAGAGATGGATAAAACCGAATATGAATTTTATCTAGACCTTCGTAAATATGGCTCCGTTCCTCATGGTGGTTTTGGAATAGGAATTGAGCGCATGGTTACCTTCGTAGCTGGGACAAAACATATTCGTGAAGCGATTCCGTTCCCACGTATGCTTCATCGTATTAAACCCTAA
- a CDS encoding pyridoxal phosphate-dependent aminotransferase — translation MTKLSKRVLEMEESITLAAGARAKALKAAGRDVLSLTVGEPDFVTPVAIQKRAIASIKDGSASFYTAASGIPELKSAIATYMEKFYGYSVAHNQIVAGTGAKFILYAFFMATLNPGDQVIIPTPFWVSYADQVKLAEGEPVFVNCLASNDYKVTLEQLEAARTKKTKVLLINSPSNPTGMIYTKTELEAIGQWAVQHDILILADDIYGRLVYNGNCFTPISSLSETIRRQTITVNGVAKTYSMTGWRVGFAVGNPEIIAAMAKITSQTTSNLTTVAQYAAIEALSGDQSSVETMRQAFEERLNAIYPLVEEIPGFSLVKPQGAFYLFPNVAQAMRMTGFSNVTDFTNAILDEAGVAMVTGAGFGAPENIRLSYATDLDTLKEAVSRIKSFMASHIL, via the coding sequence ATGACAAAGCTATCTAAAAGAGTTCTAGAAATGGAAGAAAGTATTACCCTAGCTGCGGGTGCTCGCGCTAAGGCTTTAAAAGCGGCAGGCCGCGATGTTTTGAGTTTAACCGTAGGTGAGCCAGATTTTGTAACACCAGTAGCCATTCAAAAGCGAGCAATTGCTTCAATAAAGGATGGAAGTGCTAGCTTTTATACAGCTGCTAGTGGTATTCCAGAGTTAAAAAGTGCTATAGCCACTTACATGGAAAAATTCTATGGCTATTCAGTTGCCCATAATCAAATTGTTGCTGGTACAGGGGCAAAGTTTATTCTTTATGCTTTTTTTATGGCTACTCTCAATCCAGGCGATCAGGTAATCATTCCGACTCCTTTTTGGGTCTCATATGCTGATCAAGTTAAGTTGGCAGAAGGTGAACCAGTTTTTGTAAACTGTCTTGCTAGTAATGATTATAAGGTTACCCTTGAACAACTAGAAGCTGCTCGAACTAAAAAAACTAAAGTTTTATTAATTAATTCCCCTTCTAATCCAACGGGAATGATTTACACTAAAACAGAATTAGAAGCCATTGGTCAATGGGCAGTTCAACATGATATTCTCATACTAGCCGACGATATCTACGGTCGTTTGGTTTACAACGGAAATTGTTTTACTCCAATATCGAGTTTATCGGAGACTATCCGACGGCAGACCATAACTGTTAACGGGGTGGCGAAAACCTACTCAATGACAGGCTGGAGGGTCGGTTTTGCAGTTGGTAATCCGGAGATTATTGCTGCAATGGCAAAGATTACGAGCCAAACCACTTCAAATTTAACCACGGTAGCACAGTATGCTGCGATTGAGGCTTTAAGTGGTGACCAATCGTCTGTTGAAACTATGCGACAAGCCTTTGAGGAACGCCTCAATGCTATTTACCCGTTAGTAGAAGAAATCCCCGGCTTTTCATTAGTTAAACCTCAAGGAGCCTTCTATTTATTTCCAAATGTTGCTCAAGCCATGCGAATGACCGGTTTTTCTAATGTCACTGATTTTACAAATGCTATTTTAGATGAAGCTGGTGTAGCTATGGTAACAGGTGCAGGGTTTGGGGCACCTGAAAATATTAGACTAAGCTACGCTACTGATTTAGATACCTTAAAAGAAGCTGTGTCGCGCATTAAGTCATTTATGGCCAGTCATATATTGTGA
- a CDS encoding bifunctional DnaQ family exonuclease/ATP-dependent helicase, which translates to MTEQLTKYAIIDLEATNAGSDARIIQIGIVIVEDKKIVDCFQTDINPHSKLSEHIKSLTGITDQQLATAPEFSQVAGHIFELIKDCVFVAHNVKFDANLLSEALFFEGFDLLTPRVDTVELAQVFFPNLEKYNLGHLAKNMDLDLAHAHTAISDALATAKLFIKIQKKIESLPRETLEMMAVFADNLIFESGQLITQALSKAKSYDRHYYDLVEGILLPKKQRTKKAKKLSQDFSINTAILGLEDRPLQNDFAALIETGLTHSEPSFIQAQAGIGKSYGYLLPLLAKTQEQQILVSVPTKILQDQMTAKELATIEAVFQLDCHSLKGPANYIKLDLFHKSLQQVEDNRLVNRYKLQLLVWLLETKTGDLDEIKQKQRYAAFFDTIQHDGYLKHSSPFYDYDYWRYSYEKAKRAKVLLTNHAYFLHRIEDDKAFARDKILVFDEAQRLLLELDQLSRKQINLQQLLQDLTRALESPQSLIEKRLLESLIFELNDMATTYLKKQPYEASNLKVSQKLSDLVKELDENRFPELHATFKYANTDYWLSSEHKEEKRVIYLNASTQHFINFQHLLPEIQKSFFISAILAISQRVNLAYLLGFENYSFAKIEHLKSKQQKIMIDQEMPIISEVNEEDYCQALAKRIYALSQEKLPILVLFNSRSHLFLVSDILDGWNLPHLAQEKSGSAYNIKKRFDRGEQSILLGMGAFWEGVDFVQADRIIEVITKLPFDNPKDLYVKKMSAYLLAKQKNPFKDYFLPMAILKLKQAIGRTMRRENQKSLILLLDKRVMTKSYGPEVLANLSEEFFISCETFENCLLETRQFLL; encoded by the coding sequence ATGACAGAACAATTAACAAAATATGCCATCATTGATTTAGAAGCAACCAATGCAGGATCAGACGCACGTATTATCCAAATAGGAATAGTTATCGTTGAAGATAAAAAGATAGTAGATTGTTTTCAAACTGATATTAATCCTCACAGCAAGCTTTCAGAACATATAAAATCACTTACTGGTATCACTGATCAGCAGTTAGCTACAGCTCCGGAATTTTCCCAAGTAGCCGGCCACATTTTTGAACTGATTAAAGATTGTGTTTTTGTGGCTCATAACGTGAAATTTGATGCCAATCTTCTATCGGAGGCCTTGTTTTTTGAAGGTTTTGATTTATTGACGCCAAGGGTGGACACTGTTGAATTAGCTCAAGTCTTTTTCCCAAATTTAGAGAAGTACAATCTTGGTCACTTAGCTAAAAATATGGACTTAGATTTAGCACATGCTCATACAGCCATCTCGGATGCTTTAGCTACTGCCAAACTCTTTATCAAGATTCAAAAGAAAATAGAATCTCTGCCTCGAGAAACGTTGGAAATGATGGCAGTTTTTGCTGATAATCTTATTTTTGAAAGCGGTCAGCTGATTACCCAAGCTCTTTCTAAAGCTAAATCTTATGATAGACACTATTACGATTTAGTAGAAGGTATCCTACTTCCCAAAAAGCAAAGAACAAAAAAGGCTAAAAAATTATCACAAGATTTTTCTATTAATACGGCTATTTTAGGATTAGAGGACCGGCCGTTGCAAAATGATTTTGCGGCTTTAATCGAAACAGGTCTAACTCATTCAGAGCCCAGTTTTATTCAAGCGCAAGCAGGTATTGGAAAAAGCTATGGTTATTTACTTCCTCTTCTAGCAAAGACACAGGAGCAACAAATACTTGTTAGTGTGCCAACAAAAATCCTTCAAGATCAGATGACTGCTAAAGAACTGGCTACTATCGAAGCTGTTTTCCAGCTTGATTGTCATAGTCTTAAAGGTCCTGCTAATTACATAAAACTTGATCTCTTTCATAAAAGTCTTCAACAAGTAGAAGATAACCGACTAGTCAATCGTTACAAATTACAGTTATTAGTTTGGCTACTAGAAACAAAAACGGGTGATCTTGATGAGATTAAGCAAAAACAGCGCTATGCGGCATTCTTTGATACCATCCAACATGATGGATATTTGAAGCACAGCTCACCATTTTATGATTATGATTATTGGCGTTATAGCTATGAAAAGGCGAAACGCGCTAAAGTCTTACTAACTAATCATGCCTATTTTTTGCATCGAATAGAGGATGATAAGGCATTTGCTCGTGATAAAATTCTCGTTTTTGATGAAGCACAAAGGCTCCTATTAGAGCTAGATCAATTGTCTCGAAAACAGATTAATTTACAGCAATTATTACAAGATTTAACAAGAGCATTGGAAAGTCCTCAGTCACTTATAGAGAAGCGTCTGCTAGAAAGCCTTATTTTTGAATTAAATGATATGGCGACAACTTATTTAAAAAAGCAGCCTTATGAGGCTAGCAATCTCAAAGTATCACAAAAACTGAGTGATCTCGTAAAAGAATTAGATGAGAATCGTTTTCCAGAATTACATGCTACCTTTAAATATGCTAATACTGACTATTGGCTTAGTAGTGAACACAAAGAAGAAAAACGTGTCATCTATCTTAATGCTAGCACTCAGCACTTCATTAATTTTCAGCACCTTCTACCAGAAATCCAGAAAAGTTTCTTTATTTCAGCTATCTTAGCTATCAGTCAAAGGGTTAATTTAGCTTATTTACTAGGTTTTGAAAATTATTCCTTTGCAAAAATTGAACATTTAAAATCAAAGCAACAAAAAATAATGATTGACCAAGAGATGCCAATCATCAGTGAAGTGAATGAAGAGGACTATTGTCAGGCTCTTGCTAAGAGAATCTATGCATTAAGTCAAGAAAAATTACCTATTCTAGTACTCTTTAATTCCCGTAGCCATCTCTTTTTGGTATCAGACATCTTGGACGGGTGGAACCTTCCTCACCTTGCTCAAGAAAAAAGCGGGTCCGCTTATAATATCAAAAAACGCTTTGATCGTGGTGAACAATCAATCTTATTAGGGATGGGGGCCTTTTGGGAAGGTGTTGATTTTGTACAAGCCGATCGTATAATTGAAGTCATTACAAAATTACCTTTTGATAATCCTAAGGATTTATATGTTAAGAAGATGAGTGCTTATCTTCTTGCGAAACAAAAAAATCCTTTCAAAGATTATTTCTTACCGATGGCGATTCTAAAATTAAAACAAGCGATTGGGCGGACGATGCGTCGTGAAAATCAAAAGTCCCTTATTTTACTGCTAGATAAAAGGGTTATGACCAAATCATATGGTCCGGAAGTCTTAGCAAATTTAAGTGAGGAATTTTTTATAAGTTGCGAAACATTCGAAAATTGCTTACTTGAGACAAGGCAATTTCTGTTATAA
- a CDS encoding alpha/beta hydrolase, which produces MVDTFTNLKTHFFALPYTKKKRRVRILLPINYSETDVRSYPVLYMHDGQNLFFDQESFSGKSWNIIESLQSQVFPDIIVVAIDHADAYRLREYAPFPFEKVVPHTIPKDGGNGQAYAKWLVTELKPFIDLNYRTKKDFKHTFLAGSSMGALITAYTAAQYPNIFGGLGVFSIASWTCEKQLLSFCQSHPLNPKTKIYLQVGTNEGDMTNQPSNSQANQNYITNSLNYYKQILIQGLPIAQIHFAIVAGARHTESVWAQQFPYFLEHLWNNNLT; this is translated from the coding sequence ATGGTCGATACATTTACTAATCTGAAAACTCATTTTTTCGCACTGCCATACACAAAGAAAAAACGACGTGTTCGCATTCTCCTACCCATTAATTATTCAGAAACAGATGTTAGGAGTTATCCCGTTTTATATATGCATGATGGGCAAAATCTCTTTTTTGATCAGGAATCATTTTCAGGGAAATCCTGGAATATTATAGAGAGTTTACAATCACAAGTATTTCCGGATATTATTGTAGTTGCTATTGATCATGCGGATGCCTATCGTCTCCGGGAGTATGCACCTTTTCCCTTTGAAAAAGTGGTACCTCACACAATTCCAAAGGATGGAGGCAATGGCCAAGCTTATGCTAAGTGGTTAGTGACTGAGCTTAAGCCCTTTATTGATCTAAATTATCGGACTAAAAAGGACTTTAAGCATACTTTTCTAGCCGGTTCTTCTATGGGAGCCTTAATCACGGCCTATACGGCAGCCCAGTATCCTAATATTTTTGGCGGATTAGGAGTTTTTTCGATTGCTTCTTGGACTTGTGAAAAACAACTGCTAAGCTTCTGCCAGAGCCATCCTTTAAATCCCAAAACGAAGATTTATCTTCAGGTAGGAACTAATGAGGGAGATATGACAAATCAACCTTCAAATTCTCAAGCAAATCAAAATTACATTACTAACAGCCTCAATTACTATAAGCAAATTCTGATCCAAGGCTTGCCTATTGCACAAATACATTTTGCTATTGTTGCTGGTGCTCGACATACAGAAAGTGTGTGGGCTCAGCAATTTCCATACTTTCTGGAACACCTTTGGAATAATAACCTAACTTAA